One part of the Rutidosis leptorrhynchoides isolate AG116_Rl617_1_P2 chromosome 1, CSIRO_AGI_Rlap_v1, whole genome shotgun sequence genome encodes these proteins:
- the LOC139886172 gene encoding uncharacterized protein gives MKIKSCLVFALLLLFVTYTLAVKTSQPETVTENVKGPEDASKVGAYGGGGSNYGGGGGGSWGGGGYGCRHGCCYRGYYHGGCPKCCYSPEEAKAFAAQVNP, from the exons ATGAAGATCAAATCGTGTCTGGTTTTTGCACTTCTTCTTCTTTTTGTGACGTACACTTTAGCCGTCAAAACATCGCAGCCTGAAACCGTGACCGAGA ATGTGAAGGGACCTGAGGATGCGAGTAAGGTAGGAGCTTATGGTGGTGGTGGAAGTAACTACGGTGGCGGCGGTGGTGGAAGCTGGGGTGGTGGCGGATATGGTTGCCGTCATGGATGTTGTTATCGTGGATACTATCACGGTGGTTGTCCAAAATGTTGTTACTCGCCGGAAGAAGCTAAAGCTTTTGCGGCACAAGTTAACCCTTAA